In Blastopirellula sp. J2-11, a single genomic region encodes these proteins:
- the phoU gene encoding phosphate signaling complex protein PhoU: MSRHLQRDLDSLHREILSLSGLVEEMIEKSIKSLYDRSFPLAEEVIAADELTDQKEVVIEEECLKMLALHQPVAVDLRRIATVMKVNNDLERIGDLTVNIAERAKCLVQYPNFEIPLRMERMVNITRQMVAGALDAFVGLDSQAAMNVRLLDDDVDLLNREIIQELQDRMKISSFEIEPGLHCFSASRHIERIADHATNIAEDVIYLVDGEIVRHQPGLSS; encoded by the coding sequence ATGAGCCGCCATCTGCAACGCGACCTCGACTCTCTTCACCGGGAGATTTTGTCGCTGTCAGGGTTGGTGGAAGAGATGATCGAAAAGTCGATCAAGTCGCTGTACGACCGCAGCTTCCCGTTGGCCGAAGAAGTGATCGCCGCGGACGAGCTGACCGACCAAAAGGAAGTGGTGATCGAAGAGGAGTGCCTGAAGATGCTGGCGCTGCATCAACCGGTCGCCGTCGACCTGCGACGAATTGCGACGGTGATGAAGGTCAATAATGATTTGGAGCGAATTGGCGACCTGACGGTCAACATCGCCGAGCGGGCCAAATGCCTGGTGCAATATCCGAACTTTGAGATCCCGCTCCGGATGGAGCGGATGGTCAACATCACGCGGCAGATGGTCGCCGGAGCGCTCGACGCGTTCGTCGGTCTCGATAGTCAAGCCGCGATGAACGTTCGTCTATTGGACGACGACGTCGACCTGCTCAATCGCGAAATTATTCAAGAGTTGCAAGACCGGATGAAGATCTCCTCGTTCGAGATCGAGCCGGGTTTGCACTGTTTTTCGGCCAGTCGCCATATCGAGCGAATCGCCGACCATGCAACCAATATCGCCGAAGATGTTATTTATCTGGTCGACGGCGAAATTGTCCGGCACCAGCCGGGCCTGTCGAGTTAG
- a CDS encoding response regulator, translated as MARLKVLIVEDDRSLADVLAYNVRQAGYEVISAYDGQDGLTQAQIKTPDLVILDLMLPVIDGHEVCRRLRADASTKDIMILMLTAKSEESDQLIGFSLGADDYVTKPFSVKVLLERIKALVRRKRGADNSLDDVIASQGITIDRRRHRATASGRPLQLTRSEFRLLETLTRQPGRVFERSELIDAALGEDTVVMERTIDVHIRALRRKMADEAELIETVRGVGYRFRDPGAVTDTTDDVDAGQFVQH; from the coding sequence ATGGCCCGTTTGAAGGTTCTTATCGTCGAAGACGACCGTTCTCTCGCCGACGTCCTGGCGTACAACGTGCGCCAAGCCGGATACGAAGTGATCTCGGCTTACGACGGCCAAGACGGACTTACCCAGGCCCAGATCAAAACTCCGGATCTGGTCATTCTCGATCTGATGCTGCCGGTCATCGACGGTCACGAAGTTTGTCGTCGACTGCGAGCGGATGCATCGACCAAAGACATCATGATCTTGATGCTGACCGCTAAGTCGGAAGAGTCGGATCAGCTGATCGGCTTCTCGCTGGGCGCCGACGATTACGTCACCAAGCCGTTTAGCGTCAAAGTGCTGTTGGAACGAATCAAAGCTTTGGTTCGTCGCAAACGTGGCGCTGACAACTCGCTCGATGACGTTATCGCTTCCCAAGGGATTACGATCGATCGTCGCCGACATCGCGCAACCGCCAGCGGTCGCCCGCTGCAACTGACGCGCAGCGAGTTTCGCCTGCTCGAAACGCTGACCCGTCAGCCGGGCCGCGTTTTTGAACGCTCGGAACTGATCGACGCCGCTTTGGGCGAAGATACTGTCGTGATGGAACGAACCATCGACGTCCATATTCGAGCGCTCCGCCGCAAGATGGCCGATGAAGCCGAATTGATCGAAACCGTTCGCGGCGTCGGCTATCGGTTTCGCGACCCAGGCGCCGTGACCGACACGACCGACGATGTCGACGCCGGACAATTCGTCCAGCACTAG
- a CDS encoding alpha/beta hydrolase produces MLRKLSLLSLFLLTGFLVTQARAADSTIDRDVVYGTVGDLKLLADVYSPAEKSDAPRPVVLLVHGGGWRGGNKQAGTVVAIGKMLAKQGYVAVSINYRLVKDGADGQIENQWPAAIDDCRQAVRWIRENAEKLNIDPTKIGAAGDSAGGHLVSLLGATDAAKAGEPSTRVQAVVNIYGPGDLTKDWTKYEISANVAVQEMIDRFLKKGNQENQIAASPTLHVDDKSANFLILQGGKDQLVPPSQTEALHEALKKAGRKSEFVLYENDGHGFGPATGLQALMKAMTFFERELKGESAAK; encoded by the coding sequence ATGCTGCGCAAACTATCTCTGCTGTCGTTGTTCTTGTTGACTGGCTTTCTGGTTACGCAGGCACGCGCCGCCGATTCGACAATCGATCGTGATGTGGTCTATGGAACCGTCGGCGACTTGAAGTTGCTGGCCGACGTCTATTCACCGGCCGAAAAGTCGGACGCTCCTCGGCCTGTCGTCTTGCTCGTCCACGGCGGCGGCTGGCGCGGCGGCAACAAGCAAGCCGGAACCGTGGTCGCCATCGGAAAAATGTTGGCGAAACAGGGCTACGTCGCCGTTAGCATCAACTATCGCCTGGTAAAAGATGGCGCCGATGGTCAAATCGAAAACCAATGGCCCGCCGCGATCGATGATTGTCGTCAGGCGGTCCGCTGGATTCGTGAGAACGCCGAGAAGCTGAACATCGATCCCACCAAGATCGGCGCCGCCGGCGATTCGGCCGGAGGACATCTCGTCTCGCTGCTCGGCGCCACCGATGCGGCGAAAGCGGGCGAACCGTCAACCCGCGTGCAAGCCGTCGTCAACATCTACGGCCCCGGCGACTTGACCAAAGATTGGACGAAGTACGAAATCAGCGCCAACGTCGCCGTCCAAGAGATGATCGATCGTTTCCTGAAGAAGGGAAACCAAGAAAACCAAATCGCCGCTTCCCCCACGCTGCACGTTGACGACAAGAGCGCCAACTTCTTAATCCTGCAAGGCGGCAAAGATCAACTCGTCCCCCCGAGCCAAACTGAAGCACTGCACGAAGCCCTCAAAAAAGCAGGCCGCAAGTCAGAATTCGTCCTCTACGAAAACGACGGTCACGGCTTTGGCCCAGCGACAGGACTGCAGGCGCTGATGAAGGCGATGACGTTCTTTGAACGCGAGTTGAAAGGGGAGTCGGCCGCGAAGTAG
- the ndk gene encoding nucleoside-diphosphate kinase — translation MERSLILLKPDCVQRRLIGRIISRFEDKGLNIVGMKLMQITPDLAKQHYAEHVSKPFYPGLEAFITASPVVALVLEGLEAIRVIRDILGATSGLKAAAGTIRGDFSSSRQMNLVHASDGPEAAAREIGLYFTESELCDCTLSLTPWLRADDE, via the coding sequence ATGGAACGCTCGCTTATTCTACTGAAACCCGATTGCGTCCAGCGCCGTCTCATCGGCCGGATCATCAGCCGCTTTGAAGACAAAGGGCTGAACATCGTCGGTATGAAATTGATGCAAATTACGCCCGATCTGGCGAAACAGCACTACGCCGAACATGTCTCGAAGCCGTTTTATCCTGGTTTGGAAGCGTTCATCACCGCGTCGCCGGTCGTAGCGCTGGTGCTGGAAGGTCTGGAAGCGATTCGCGTTATCCGCGATATCCTGGGCGCGACCAGCGGATTAAAAGCGGCCGCCGGCACGATCCGCGGCGATTTCAGCAGCAGCCGCCAAATGAACCTGGTCCACGCGTCCGACGGTCCCGAAGCGGCCGCTCGCGAAATCGGCCTTTATTTCACCGAGTCGGAATTGTGCGATTGCACGCTCAGCCTGACTCCCTGGCTGCGAGCTGACGACGAGTAA
- a CDS encoding redoxin domain-containing protein: MDRFAVASLIFLLLSLTSLQAAETSPQQPLAENISLLDSTGEIHPLAAASPKQARVFVFVTGECPISRGYFPLLGRLDKQWNTPESKVSLRAVWADVTDTPAEIRQFAKEFSIDLPILVDRDGQLGQRFQTKFVPEAFVLDADGKLVYRGRIDDMYREIGRKRPEASENTLADAVAAVVAGLPVKAAVTEAVGCFYESYAPLEDEAAEVTYTRDVAPILYANCVTCHRDGEVGPFSLVTYEDAAKRARQIARVCQSRLMPPWKVAERHGEFEGQRTLTDKQIAVLKAWAATNRAQGDLADMPQLPKFPEGWYLGEPDLIVEMPAEFAVPADGRDLYQNFVIPIDVPEDKFVATVEFKPGAPSVVHHSLLYLDKNGAARMLDERTPEPGYGTFGGPGFLPTGSIGGWSPGKTPRKLPEGLGRLLGKGSDLVMQIHYHPSGKAEKDRSKVGIYFVDKPKQEAFALWTSSFMHDIKPGESDYRLKASYTLTEDVTMLSMIPHMHLLGQTMNVVAHLPDGTTRDLIHVPQWDFNWQDEYVFAEPFQLPKGTQIVSEASYDNSEENPSNPSSPPQRVTWGEETNDEMLYCFFLVTTEKKESIPPMVIDRLTREGIDRAAARLRLKLSSRK, encoded by the coding sequence ATGGATCGATTCGCAGTCGCCAGCTTGATTTTTCTGCTACTGTCTCTGACAAGCCTGCAAGCCGCCGAAACGAGCCCTCAACAGCCGTTGGCCGAGAATATTTCGCTGCTCGACTCTACCGGCGAAATCCACCCCTTGGCCGCCGCTTCGCCCAAACAGGCCCGCGTTTTTGTCTTTGTCACCGGCGAGTGTCCGATCTCTCGCGGCTATTTTCCGCTGCTCGGCCGGCTCGATAAACAGTGGAATACGCCCGAGAGCAAAGTCTCGCTACGAGCCGTCTGGGCCGATGTGACCGACACGCCGGCCGAGATCCGTCAGTTCGCGAAAGAGTTCTCCATTGATCTGCCGATTCTGGTCGATCGAGATGGCCAATTAGGCCAGCGTTTTCAAACCAAGTTTGTGCCGGAAGCCTTTGTACTGGATGCCGACGGTAAGCTGGTCTATCGCGGTCGCATTGATGACATGTATCGCGAGATCGGCCGTAAACGTCCCGAAGCGAGCGAAAACACCTTGGCCGACGCCGTCGCGGCGGTCGTCGCCGGTTTGCCGGTCAAAGCAGCCGTTACCGAAGCGGTCGGCTGTTTTTATGAATCGTACGCACCGCTCGAAGACGAAGCGGCCGAAGTGACCTATACCCGCGATGTCGCGCCGATTTTGTACGCCAACTGCGTCACGTGTCATCGTGACGGAGAAGTCGGTCCCTTTTCGTTGGTCACCTACGAAGACGCGGCGAAACGCGCTCGGCAAATCGCGCGGGTCTGCCAGTCGCGCCTGATGCCGCCTTGGAAAGTAGCCGAGCGGCATGGCGAGTTTGAAGGGCAGCGAACGCTGACCGACAAGCAGATCGCCGTTCTGAAAGCATGGGCCGCAACCAATCGGGCCCAAGGGGATCTGGCCGACATGCCGCAACTGCCGAAATTTCCGGAAGGTTGGTACCTGGGCGAGCCTGACTTGATTGTGGAGATGCCGGCCGAGTTTGCAGTGCCGGCGGACGGTCGCGACTTGTATCAAAACTTTGTCATTCCGATTGACGTGCCGGAAGACAAGTTCGTCGCAACGGTCGAGTTCAAGCCGGGCGCACCGAGCGTGGTCCATCACTCGCTCCTTTATCTGGATAAAAACGGCGCGGCTCGGATGTTAGACGAAAGAACGCCTGAGCCGGGCTACGGCACCTTCGGCGGTCCCGGCTTTTTGCCGACCGGCAGCATCGGCGGCTGGTCGCCAGGCAAGACGCCGCGCAAACTGCCGGAAGGACTCGGCCGCTTGCTGGGCAAAGGCTCGGACCTGGTGATGCAGATTCATTACCATCCCAGCGGCAAGGCCGAAAAGGATCGCTCGAAAGTCGGTATTTATTTTGTCGACAAGCCGAAGCAGGAAGCGTTCGCCCTGTGGACCTCTTCGTTCATGCATGACATCAAGCCCGGCGAGAGCGACTATCGCTTGAAAGCCTCCTACACGCTCACCGAAGACGTCACGATGCTCAGCATGATCCCGCACATGCATTTGCTAGGTCAGACGATGAACGTGGTCGCCCATTTGCCCGACGGCACGACCCGCGACTTGATCCACGTCCCGCAGTGGGATTTCAACTGGCAAGACGAGTACGTCTTCGCCGAACCGTTTCAGCTGCCCAAGGGAACGCAGATTGTCTCAGAAGCGAGCTACGATAACTCGGAAGAGAACCCATCCAATCCCAGCTCACCGCCGCAGCGCGTTACCTGGGGGGAAGAGACGAACGACGAGATGCTTTACTGCTTTTTCTTGGTCACGACCGAGAAAAAGGAGTCGATCCCACCGATGGTGATTGATCGCCTGACCCGCGAAGGGATCGACCGCGCGGCGGCGCGCTTGCGATTGAAATTGAGTTCGCGAAAATAG